AACGCCAGCCAGCCGTGCCGGACGAGCCTTGGATTCCGCCGTGGATCAGGATGACGGCCGGGCCGGATTCGCCGGAGGCCGAGTAGTGCGCCTTGGCGCCGTTCGCCAGGGTCACCCACTCGCTACGGATGCCCGGGATTTCAATCAGGCCTTCTTCGGTCAGCGCCATCTTCAACGTCTCCTCTCGACGATCATGCTTGTTCGGGTGTGGTCATTCCGGATCCGGACGCCCGGCTGCCGGCGACACCATCCACTTGACCCGCCAAGGTCAAGACATGGCGCCCGGTCGCGAAACAACTGGCCCAGAATCCCAAATTTCGATGGGATTGACAACGGCGCGCAACCCCTCAGGCTTGGGGCAAGGCCGCGAAGATAACGTGCGCCGCAGATAGAGACCGAGGATGATGCAACAGGAGACGGACGCGGATCTCGCGCCTGAGCCCCCGGCCGGGGCCGGCGCGAAAGCGGACCTATGGACAGCTGACTATCTGCTGCCGCACCTGATGGGCGGGGTCACCGTGCCCCGCGACCAGACAGTGCCACTTAAATCCAATCTCAAGGATCGGCTGGTCTATGCGGGCGAAGGGGTGATCACGGTCATCACCGGCCAGGGCGCCTGGGTCGCCCCGCCGGAACGCGCCGTCTGGCTCCCCGCCGGCATGGACTATTCCGTCAAGGTGGTCGCGACCGCCACCAGCCGCAGCCTCGACGTCGACCCAACGCTGGCGCTGCGGGGGCCGCCGCAGTGCGAACTGATCAGTATCAAGCCGCTGCTGCACGAACTGATCATGGAAGCCTACGGCGCCCGCAGCGAAGGCGACACTCCGCGCAACCGCCTGATGCTGAGTCTGATCCTGACCGAGATTCGCCGCGCCCCGGCCCTGCCGGTCCTGCTGTCGTTTCCCAAGCATCCGGGGCTGTTGCGACTGTGTGAAACCTTCGTCGCCAAGCCCGCGGCCCAACAATCGATCGACGTCTGGAGCAACCGCCTGGGGCTCAGCCGCCGGACCTTCACGCGCCTGTTCCGTAATGAGACGGGCCACAGCTTCACGGAGTGGCGCCGGCAGGCCTGCCTGTTCGCCGCCCTTCCCCGGCTATCGGCCGGCGAGTCGGTCACCACGGTGGCGATGGACCTGGGCTACTCAAGCCCGTCCGCCTTCACCACCATGTTCAAGCAGATGATGGGCGTCTCGCCGCGTCGATACCTGGGCTAGGTCAGGATCCCGGACGATCTGGGCTCGGGATTGTTGGGCCGCCCCCGGCGCCGGAAGATCGCTTGCGATGATTAGCCCAGGCATCGGACAGAGCTTGGCGGGCTTTGCGTCGTCACTTATCGGCCTTGTCCTGCATGATGTAGGCGCCCGCCGAAGCCACGGCGCGGGCGACGCGCGCCACGGACGCTGCGGACAGATCGGGGAACATCGGCAGGCCGATGAGGCGGCGAGCGAGATCCTCACTGACCGACATGTCTGTGTGCGGGGCAGTGGCGAAGTGAAGGTGGCTGTTGACACCGCCACCATACCAAAAGCGATGGCCGATGTCGTCCGCCCCGAGCGACTGCATGACGGCGACAGATTCTGCGCTATCGACGCATAGGTAAAGGCAATAGCCGCCATCGACCTCGGGGTAGGTGATGAGCCGGTTCGCCTGGCCCGTCAGCCTGAAGGCCTCACGGTAGAGCGCGGCCACCGTCTCCAGCATTTCGCGCTTGGCCGGCCACTGGTCTAGCGCAGCATGGCCGACCGCGGCCTGGTGTTCAGAAAGCTTGCCGTTGAAACTGGCCATGGCGCTTTCGCGGGATCCGGCGAAGCCGAAGTTCAGCGTCCAGCCGATGCGCTCGATCAGGTCGGCGTCGCTACAGGCGACGGCGCCGCCCTCGCCGATACCGAATCCCTTGGTGGCGTGAAGGCTGAACACCGTCGGAATGTCGCCGAGATAGGCTGACGGGTCGGTCTCAATGCAGCTGAAGGACGCCGCCGCGTCGATCACCACGGGAATCCCGGTGAGATTGCGATAGGCCTTCCATGCCGCTTGCGGAACAGCGCGTCCGAAGGGCGCGACGGGCATGACCAGTGCGATCTCGTCCTGCAGCGGCAGCGCAAGCACCGCCTCGGGCGTGAGGCACCAGGTGTCCTCACTAACGTCGACGAAGTAGGGGGTGAAGCCGCAAAGCTCGACCGCCAGGGCCGAGGCGGCGAAGGTGAAGGACGGAAGCGCCACATAGCGCCCCTTCCCGCCGACTTGGCCGCCGCCGGTCAGCGCGAGGATCGTCGCCATGAGCGCACTGGTTCCTGATGAGGTCATGACGACGTCGCCCGAGTTGAGCGCGAGGGCCTCAGCGAGCCGCTTGCTCAGCTCTTGCGCGAGCGGCCCGAAGTTCGAGTAGATCCGGGCGTCGTCCACCATCTTCAGGTAGGGCAGAATGTCCTCGGCGCGGGGCAAGAGCGGCAGGGCGACGGGGATATGCCGCGACACGTTAGGCGTTTTCCGTTTCATGAAGACGGGCCGCGGCCACAAAGTCCTCGCCGCCCAGTACTGGCGTGACAGTGGTACGAGCGCCTACAGGGCGATGGAGGTTCTTGCACGACCACTTAAGTCGCCTGTTCTTCAAGGTTCAAAATGCAGCTTATGAAGCGCCGACTCACCCCTTGGAGTGAGAAATCAAAAAATGGCCTGACCATATAAAAGCCAAGAATGACGGCGGCGTCTACTTCTCGATTATCTTATGATAATATGTTCAAGATTTCGCGATGTTGGAGACTTCCAAGCCTTGACTCAGCGTGCGCAGCTATTGCGTTTCGCTCGCATTTTGGCGCTGCATTGCGCGAAAGGCGCTCGAAGGCGGACATGGCCAGGTAGGTGATCGGCTCGCCGTCGGCCGCCTGAGCGCTCTTGAGCCGCGGGTCGCGCGCGCAAGGTCGCCGAGACGCCGCCGCCGCTTAGATCTGTCCGCCCACCCTTCGCGAACCAGCCTTGGCCTCACGCCGCCAGCGCAAGACCCGCGTCAACGATCAGCTTGATTCCGAGCAGCAGCAGGATCGCGTAGATCACCTTGTAGATTTTGGCCCCGTCGATCCGCCGCACCAGCCAGACGCCGCCCAGCGTCGCGCCGATCGCCAGCGGCATGAGCGCGGCCGAGACCACCAGATTCTCGTGGGTGAATTGGCCAAGCGCCAGATAGGCCGGGGCCTTCATCCAGTTCACCGTCGCAAAGAAGATTGAAGTCGTGCCGATCATCACGTCGCGCGGCAGTTTCTTCGGGAGAACATAGAGCTGGAACGGCGGGCCGCCAGCGTGGGCGATCTGGCTGGTGAGGCCGGAGGCGACGCCGCAGAGCACGCCGAACCAAGCCGGCGCATGGTTCGGGGCCACCACGCGGCCGCCGCGCTCGAGCCACAGGCGCTGTCCGGCGAAGACCACAGAGACGACGCCCAGACCCAGCATGATCCAGGCTTCGGGCGCCTCTTTGGCGAAGAACCATCCGAGCGCAATGCCCATGGCCGCGCCGGGAAGGGTGACCATCAGCACCCTCTTGTCGAAGCTGCGCCAGAACGCCGCCACGCTGACGGCGTCCTGGACGATCAGGATCGGCAGGGTGATGGCCGCGGCCGTCACGGGCGAGATGACCATGGCGATCAGCGGCACCGCCAGGTTGCCGACGCCGACGAAGCCGCCCTTGGCGAGACCCATCAGGATCACGGCGGGCACAGCGACGAGGTAGAACAGGGGATCAGTCAGCATGAACGCGCCATACACCGAACCTTCGCCTTGCGCAGCCATGCGACGTCGACGGCCAGCCCGGCTTCTGCAAGAAGTACGCCGCAAATTCGCCGAACGCTGGTTCGACGAAGCGGTCAGAACCTCGGACGGGACATCAGCGTGCGATTCAAGGGCCTGGACCTCAACCTGCTGGTGGCGCTGGACGCCCTTCTCACCGAGAAGAACGTCTCGGCCGCAGCGCGCCGGATTCACCTTAGCCAGCCAGCCATGAGCGGCGCGCTCGCGCGCCTGCGGGCGCACTTCAACGACGATCTGCTGGTTCAGGTACGGCGGCGCATGGTGCTCACACACTTCGCCGAGAGCATCGCCGAACCGATCCACAACCTCATGGCCCACATCGACAAGACGCTCGGAGTCGAGAAGGGCTTCGATCCGGAGACCTCGCAACGCACCTTCACGCTCGCCGCCTCAGATCACATCGCCGAAGAACTGTTCACCCGAGTGGTGCAGAAGGTGGCCGCGCTCGCCCCGCAGGTTGTCCTCGACATCACCCAGCCCAGGGGCGGCGAACTGCTGGAGAACGGCGAAGTCGACCTGCAAATTATCATGCCGAACTTCATCTCGCCGCAGCATCCGGCCGAACTGCTCTACGAGGAAGACCATGTGGTGCTGGGTTGGTCCGGCAATCGAGCGCTCGACAAGCCGCTGACGATCGAGGATTTTCTGTCATTCGGCCATGTCGCCCACCGCCTAGGCTTCGAACGGCGCCTGGCCTTCGCCGAAGCCGAGATGAACCAGCGCCTGCCCGTCCGCCGCGTCGAAGTGTTCGCACCGACCTTCGTCGCCATCCCGCGGCTGCTAATCAGCACCAACCGGATCGCGGTGGTCCATAAGCGCTTGGCTGAAATGGCCGCGCAGACCCTGCCGCTGGTGATCCAACCCCTGCCGTTCGACCTGCCGAAGATGCGGGTGATGATCCAGCACCACAGCCTGAAATCGAGCGACAACGGCGTCCAATGGCTCAAGTCGGTGATCCGCGACTGCGTCTAGAGCTATCCGCGACTCCGATTTCACCTAATTCAAACAAACGATTTTTCGCCACCGAACGGCAGCGCCTAAGCTTGCGAGGCCAGAAAGACCCTTCTGGCCGCAGAAGGCGGCGCGATCAACGCGCCCTCAGGTCTCGGGAAGGAAAAGGGAAATGGCGGCTCATCTGCAACTCAAATACCCGTTCAGGGAACGGCCACGCAGCGAGTGGGGTTCGATTGCGACTGAACTGCTCGGCGCGGAAACCAAGTTCGTCCAGGGCGAGCGCTGGAGGCATCGCGTTGTGGAGAAGGGCGACCCAAAGGCCCCGCCGCTCTTCATGTACCACGGCATCGGCGGTCACGTTGAACCCTACGCCCGCACCTTGCCCCAATTGGCTAAGCATTTCCGCGTGTTCGCCGTCGACGCCCTCTACCATGGCTACTCCTCGAAGGAGCCGTGGGAAGGCGAAAACCGGGTCGTTCGCCAAGCCGAGGCCTACGTCGATCTGATCAACGCTCTGGGCTACGACAAGGCCCACTACGAGGGCGAGTCCATGGGCGCCTTCATCGGGTTCGAGATCGGGATGCGGTTTCCGCAGACCGTGGACAAGCTGATCCTCAACGGCATGGGCATCATCGAAACCCAGCGGAAAGAGTTCAAGACGCAACCGCACAAGGGCGACCTCTTCGATCTGTCGAAGAAGGCCGTCCTCGACCCGAGCTATGAGAACGTCCGCAACCGCCTGCTTTGGCTGGTGCACGACGACGACGCCGTGAACGACGAGATGATCGCCATCCGCCAGCGTCTCTACCAGGATCCCGCCGTCAACGCCGCCATGCGCCGCGTCTTCGGCATCGACGGAGGGCGGCTGCAGGCCAACCACGACGCGCCCTACACAGAAGAGCAGATCAAGGCCCGGTGGACCCACAAGGACACCATGGTCATCTACGGTGAGTTCAACCCCGGCCGCGGTCCTGATTATGGCGAATATTGCGCGGACCTGATCGGCGCGAAATTCTATGAATTCAAGGGCGCCGGCCACTGGCCGATGTGGGAGACGCCGGACGAATACGTCGCCGTCCTGCGCAGCTTCCTCGAAAGCTAAGTCAGCGGATGAACTGCAGGTCCGACCAACGCCAGTAGGCGGACCCCAGGACCAGGCGCGGCCCGCCTGGTCCGTCTCGCATGGAAATCAGCACCAACCCGCGCACCGGCTGAGTGCGGCAGGCCTTGGGTGCAAAGGCGACTTCGGCGGCGATCGCCTGGCGCACGCCGGCCAGCCCCTTGCCGTCCTGGCGGTTGTCGCGCAGCCAGTCACCGTTCCACACGAGGATCGGCCGGCCCGTCACCCGATAGGCCGACGCGGCCGCCGCCTGGATGTCAGCGTCGCTGCGCAGCGCCCTCTGCAGCAGGCCCAGCATGTCGCAATCCTGGTCGCCGCCGCCGGCGCCAGAGCCAGACCCGCCGCCCGAACCACCGCGCCCGCGCCCGGACCCGGCGCGCGCCGCGCCGGCGAGGTCGCTTTCGCTCAGCGCCGGCGCGGCGTCGACGGTCTCGACATCGGCCACCAGGGTGGGCCGGACCTTGGCCGGCGGATCCGGCACGCGCCGTGTCACGCCCCGCGACGCCGTCTTCGGCGGATCAGGCTTGATCGGCGCAGGCTTGGCGGCGGCCGGCGGCGACCCGCCAGGGTCTGGCCTTGGGCTAGGTTTGGGCTCGGGCGGCGGCTCCGGGCGCGGCGGCGGGACCTGCACCGGAATGACCCGGACGATTGAGTCCGTGGCTACAGGCGGCGCGGGCCGCACGAGGAGGATCGCCAGGGCAAACGCCGCCGCATGCCCGAAGATCGCCAGCGAAATCGCCAGCGCGCGAAGACGATCACGCCTGCGCGGGGCGTGCTCTTCGGTCGGCGGAAGCGGCGAATAGGGCGGCATTAGGCTCGCAGATGTCGTCTGGTTTCGCCCTTAGCGTGCACGGCCTCACGGCAGGATCGTGGCGCGAGAATTCTGGTGATCTACAGTCAAGCTTGCGGTATGGCCGCCATGATCTGGCCACGTCTGCGTCATTACGTCGCCACCGTAGGGCCGAGAGCTAGTCCGATGCGAGCGTCGGGCTTGGCGCGTTTCGCAGGAGCAAACCTTTGAACTCAACAATCCTCCGTAGCGCCGCGGTCAGCGGCGCCGTTATCGCGGCCCTCGCCATGAGCGGCTGCGCCACCAAGAAGTACGCTCGGGAGCAGGCCGCTGCGGTCGAAACTCACGTCCAGGGCGTGGAGACCCATGTGCAGAGGGTCGAAGGGACAGCGGGGGAAGCGCTCAAGCGCGCCAACGACGCCCACAAGCTGGCCGAGGGCAAGTTCCTCTACGAGATGGTGCTGTCGGACGACTCCGTGAAGTTCCCCGTCGACCGCCATAACCTCTCGCCGGAAGCCGAAGCGCGCCTGGCGGAACTGACCCAGCGGCTGAAGACCGAGAACCGCAACGTCTACCTGGAAGTGCAGGGCCACACCGACGCCAGCGGCGACAAGACCTACAACGAAAAGCTCGGCGAAGACCGCGCCGAAGCGGTTCGCAAATACCTGAGCATGCACGGCGTCGCCTTGAACCGCATCGCCACCATCTCCTACGGCGAAGACGCCCCGGTGGCGCCGAACGACACGCCGCAGGGCCGGGCGCAGAACCGCCGCGTGGCGATCGTCGTCCTGAGCTAGACGTATCGCCCCTCTCTCCTGCGGAGAGAGGGGTGCTATGTTGGCGGGCCATGTCGAAGACCACTCCCGCCACAGTGGCGCTGGATCGCGCCGGCGTCGCCTATAGCCTGGCGACCTATGCCTACGATCCCGCCGGCGAACGCGTCGGCCTGCAGGCGGCCGAGGCGCTGGGCGCCCATCCTTCCGAGGTCCTCAAGACCTTGATGGTCCTGGCCGACGGCAAGCCGGCCTGCGTCGTCCTGGCCTCCGACCGCGAAGTGGCGATGAAAAAGCTCGCCGCCGCATTGGGCGCCAAACAGGCCGAAATGATGAAGCCCGCCGACGCTGAGCGGACCACCGGCTTCAAGGTCGGCGGCGTCAGCCCCTTCGGCCAGAAGAAGCGCTGTCCCGTGGTGATCGACGCCGAGGCCGCGCGGCTGGACAAGGCCTTCGTCAACGCCGGTCAGCGCGGCCTGCAGGCGCGCTTGGCGCCGCAAGACCTCGCCCGGGCGCTGGGCGCGGTGGTCGCCTCGATCGCGGTGTGATCTGTCGGCGACGGCGTTCCCCGATCGTCATCCTCATGACACGCTGTGGCGCAAGCTTCCGCGCTGGGCAGGAAAGGACGCGAGATGACCGAAACCAAGGGCCGCTTCGTGTGGCACGAACTCACCACCTCCGACCGCGAGGCCGCGACCGCCTTCTATGGCGACGTCGTCGGCTGGACCTTCGACCACATGCCGATGGGCGACTTCATCTACAGCGTCGCCAAGGCGGGCGAACCGATGGTCGCCGGCCTGATGGAAACGCCTGAGCCCGCCAAATCCCAGGGCGTTCCGCCGCACTGGACCGGCTATGTCGAGGTGGAGAGCGTCGATGAGAGCGCCAGGCAAGGCGAGAGCCTGGGCGGCAAAACCCTCTATGGCCCGCAGGACATCCCGAACGTCGGCCGGTTCGCCATCGTCGCCGATCCGACGGGCGCGGCCTTCGCGCTTTTCAAGCCGCTCCCGCCACAAGGCCCGATGCCCGAAGCCGGCCCTACCGACCCCGGCGCCATTGGCTGGAACGAGCTCTACGCCGGCGATCTCACCGAGGCCTGGGCCTACTATGAGGCCATGTTCGATTGGCGGAAGGATCAGGCCATCGATATGGGCGACATGGGCGTCTACCAGCTCTTCGCTGCGGGCGACCGCGTGCTGGGCGGCATGATGACCAAGCCCGCCCAGATGCCGATCCCCTCCTGGCTGTACTACGTCGTCGTGCCCGATATCGACGCGGCGACCGCCAAGATCACCGCGGACGGCGGCCAGGTCCTGATGGGTCCGATGGAGGTGCCCGGCGGCGGCTGGATCACCCAGGGCCGGGATCCGCAGGGCGCCTACTTCGCCGTCACCGGCCCGCGCCTCTAGTCGGGCTAGCGCGCGCCGAGCCGCGCCATCACCTCGCGGGGGATGGCGTACTCAGCGACGACCCGGTCGCGGTCGCGAAGGCCCATGATTTCACGCTGGATCAGGAACGCCCAGACCGCG
This is a stretch of genomic DNA from Phenylobacterium immobile (ATCC 35973). It encodes these proteins:
- a CDS encoding AraC family transcriptional regulator, translating into MQQETDADLAPEPPAGAGAKADLWTADYLLPHLMGGVTVPRDQTVPLKSNLKDRLVYAGEGVITVITGQGAWVAPPERAVWLPAGMDYSVKVVATATSRSLDVDPTLALRGPPQCELISIKPLLHELIMEAYGARSEGDTPRNRLMLSLILTEIRRAPALPVLLSFPKHPGLLRLCETFVAKPAAQQSIDVWSNRLGLSRRTFTRLFRNETGHSFTEWRRQACLFAALPRLSAGESVTTVAMDLGYSSPSAFTTMFKQMMGVSPRRYLG
- a CDS encoding DegT/DnrJ/EryC1/StrS family aminotransferase, which gives rise to MSRHIPVALPLLPRAEDILPYLKMVDDARIYSNFGPLAQELSKRLAEALALNSGDVVMTSSGTSALMATILALTGGGQVGGKGRYVALPSFTFAASALAVELCGFTPYFVDVSEDTWCLTPEAVLALPLQDEIALVMPVAPFGRAVPQAAWKAYRNLTGIPVVIDAAASFSCIETDPSAYLGDIPTVFSLHATKGFGIGEGGAVACSDADLIERIGWTLNFGFAGSRESAMASFNGKLSEHQAAVGHAALDQWPAKREMLETVAALYREAFRLTGQANRLITYPEVDGGYCLYLCVDSAESVAVMQSLGADDIGHRFWYGGGVNSHLHFATAPHTDMSVSEDLARRLIGLPMFPDLSAASVARVARAVASAGAYIMQDKADK
- a CDS encoding sulfite exporter TauE/SafE family protein, yielding MLTDPLFYLVAVPAVILMGLAKGGFVGVGNLAVPLIAMVISPVTAAAITLPILIVQDAVSVAAFWRSFDKRVLMVTLPGAAMGIALGWFFAKEAPEAWIMLGLGVVSVVFAGQRLWLERGGRVVAPNHAPAWFGVLCGVASGLTSQIAHAGGPPFQLYVLPKKLPRDVMIGTTSIFFATVNWMKAPAYLALGQFTHENLVVSAALMPLAIGATLGGVWLVRRIDGAKIYKVIYAILLLLGIKLIVDAGLALAA
- a CDS encoding LysR family transcriptional regulator, whose translation is MRFKGLDLNLLVALDALLTEKNVSAAARRIHLSQPAMSGALARLRAHFNDDLLVQVRRRMVLTHFAESIAEPIHNLMAHIDKTLGVEKGFDPETSQRTFTLAASDHIAEELFTRVVQKVAALAPQVVLDITQPRGGELLENGEVDLQIIMPNFISPQHPAELLYEEDHVVLGWSGNRALDKPLTIEDFLSFGHVAHRLGFERRLAFAEAEMNQRLPVRRVEVFAPTFVAIPRLLISTNRIAVVHKRLAEMAAQTLPLVIQPLPFDLPKMRVMIQHHSLKSSDNGVQWLKSVIRDCV
- a CDS encoding alpha/beta fold hydrolase gives rise to the protein MAAHLQLKYPFRERPRSEWGSIATELLGAETKFVQGERWRHRVVEKGDPKAPPLFMYHGIGGHVEPYARTLPQLAKHFRVFAVDALYHGYSSKEPWEGENRVVRQAEAYVDLINALGYDKAHYEGESMGAFIGFEIGMRFPQTVDKLILNGMGIIETQRKEFKTQPHKGDLFDLSKKAVLDPSYENVRNRLLWLVHDDDAVNDEMIAIRQRLYQDPAVNAAMRRVFGIDGGRLQANHDAPYTEEQIKARWTHKDTMVIYGEFNPGRGPDYGEYCADLIGAKFYEFKGAGHWPMWETPDEYVAVLRSFLES
- a CDS encoding OmpA family protein encodes the protein MNSTILRSAAVSGAVIAALAMSGCATKKYAREQAAAVETHVQGVETHVQRVEGTAGEALKRANDAHKLAEGKFLYEMVLSDDSVKFPVDRHNLSPEAEARLAELTQRLKTENRNVYLEVQGHTDASGDKTYNEKLGEDRAEAVRKYLSMHGVALNRIATISYGEDAPVAPNDTPQGRAQNRRVAIVVLS
- the ybaK gene encoding Cys-tRNA(Pro) deacylase, with the translated sequence MSKTTPATVALDRAGVAYSLATYAYDPAGERVGLQAAEALGAHPSEVLKTLMVLADGKPACVVLASDREVAMKKLAAALGAKQAEMMKPADAERTTGFKVGGVSPFGQKKRCPVVIDAEAARLDKAFVNAGQRGLQARLAPQDLARALGAVVASIAV
- a CDS encoding VOC family protein, yielding MTETKGRFVWHELTTSDREAATAFYGDVVGWTFDHMPMGDFIYSVAKAGEPMVAGLMETPEPAKSQGVPPHWTGYVEVESVDESARQGESLGGKTLYGPQDIPNVGRFAIVADPTGAAFALFKPLPPQGPMPEAGPTDPGAIGWNELYAGDLTEAWAYYEAMFDWRKDQAIDMGDMGVYQLFAAGDRVLGGMMTKPAQMPIPSWLYYVVVPDIDAATAKITADGGQVLMGPMEVPGGGWITQGRDPQGAYFAVTGPRL